A window of the Zeugodacus cucurbitae isolate PBARC_wt_2022May chromosome 2, idZeuCucr1.2, whole genome shotgun sequence genome harbors these coding sequences:
- the LOC105210228 gene encoding uncharacterized protein LOC105210228 isoform X2, translated as MQIFGNLTCILNLIAISAVDKEFVGILGDIVLATSKERNVNSLLYVSYKNYSQLVGLEDVQLYSTLLDRVEVPALHFDSTPPVKPYEEIYNKELLSIVQLTANTEFDELVLRTLWQRLWHNTQSPLILLLDDSANVSYVASILNFCVKNSAMNVIALQPELVVVARSYWTLKLFPTQDVIKRKFATGYRAIFPQHLADMRGHPLRMIENTWYPQIYNYTRKNTNESVLSGFLGRTITEYAYRRNATIVNPFTLRNKFLSYAELGYTIVENNIDIGSLVEYAYDDFNISYTDSYMLWTLCFMVPVEQPIPKYKFYRYVVNVTAFVAFFASFVVFSFLWTFNIRGEERQHELLIARFMNASILLALLGMPFHVNDVKRAVRKIIYFTSSFSSIIFGTAYGAYLQSFTVNAPLAPPYKTIDDLLDGGINIALGRINQEWIADKPDVRNNYQNFTVFSNLTKYARLRDTLDTSYAFLVSDMWSVYEEQQKYFSRPLFRLTDICLRKNNPMTVPLQRNSLYRSDLSAFIGRLNEAGLIQQWRRQSFLELLDMDWILLTDHSKPPGFVPMKLQDLQLLLMALGVSLVASVLCFLLELIWWKISNSCGRKTRKY; from the coding sequence atgcagattTTTGGCAATTTAACCTGCATACTTAATCTCATTGCCATTTCCGCGGTGGACAAGGAATTCGTGGGAATATTAGGCGACATTGTGCTCGCCACATCCAAAGAGCGCAACGTGAACTCACTACTTTATGTGAGTTATAAAAATTACTCTCAGTTGGTTGGCCTAGAGGATGTACAACTCTACAGCACACTTCTGGATCGAGTTGAAGTACCCGCGCTGCATTTTGATTCTACACCGCCTGTGAAACCGTATGAGGAAATATACAACAAAGAGCTGCTGAGCATCGTTCAGCTGACGGCGAATACTGAATTTGATGAGCTCGTGCTGAGAACACTGTGGCAACGCTTATGGCACAATACACAGAGTCCACTCATATTGCTGCTCGATGACAGCGCGAACGTGTCATATGTAGCAAGCATTTTGAACTTTTGTGTAAAAAATTCCGCAATGAATGTCATCGCCTTGCAACCCGAACTCGTGGTGGTCGCACGCAGCTACTGGACCTTAAAGTTGTTTCCCACACAGGACGTAATTAAACGCAAATTCGCAACAGGCTACCGTGCAATATTTCCGCAACATTTGGCTGATATGCGTGGTCATCCTTTGCGCATGATTGAAAACACTTGGTATCCGCAGATCTACAATTATACCAGGAAGAATACAAACGAGTCTGTGCTTAGCGGCTTCTTGGGTAGAACTATAACGGAATATGCTTATCGTCGCAATGCCACAATAGTGAATCCATTCACCTTACGCAACAAATTTCTGTCATACGCTGAGTTGGGGTATACTATCGTAGAAAACAATATTGATATAGGCTCTCTGGTAGAATACGCTTATGATGACTTTAACATCAGTTACACGGATAGCTACATGCTTTGGACTTTATGCTTCATGGTGCCGGTGGAGCAACCAATACCGAAATATAAATTCTACCGTTATGTGGTAAATGTGACGGCCTTTGTGGCCTTTTTTGCAAGTTTTGTTGTCTTCTCGTTCCTTTGGACATTCAATATTCGTGGCGAGGAGCGACAACATGAGTTACTTATTGCCCGTTTCATGAATGCCTCAATACTGCTCGCCCTATTAGGCATGCCATTTCATGTGAATGATGTTAAGAGAGCGGTGCGTAAGATCATATACTTTACCAGCTCGTTTTCGAGTATCATATTCGGCACCGCTTACGGTGCTTATCTGCAGAGTTTCACCGTAAATGCACCACTGGCCCCGCCTTACAAAACAATTGATGATCTATTGGACGGCGGTATTAACATTGCCTTGGGCAGAATAAACCAGGAGTGGATTGCTGATAAGCCGGATGTCCGCAATAATTATCAGAATTTCACTGTTTTCAGCAATCTAACGAAATATGCGCGGTTGCGCGACACACTGGATACGAGTTATGCCTTCTTAGTATCCGACATGTGGTCGGTATATGAGGAGCAGCAGAAGTACTTTTCGCGTCCACTCTTTCGCCTTACGGATATATGCTTGCGAAAGAATAATCCGATGACAGTGCCTCTGCAGCGGAACTCCCTGTATCGCAGCGATTTGAGTGCATTCATAGGGAGACTTAACGAAGCGGGCCTCATACAGCAGTGGCGGCGTCAAAGCTTCTTAGAGCTTCTCGATATGGACTGGATCCTGTTGACCGATCATAGCAAGCCACCCGGCTTCGTACCCATGAAATTGCAGGACCTGCAACTGTTACTAATGGCTTTGGGTGTCTCATTGGTTGCtagtgttttgtgttttttgttggaatTAATTTGGTGGAAAATCTCGAACTCTTGTGGTAGAAAAACccgcaaatattaa
- the LOC128919831 gene encoding uncharacterized protein LOC128919831, protein MQLLYNFTALLSLMELSTIEQRYTEVFKDICTVIANDQQPYTFIYDSAETTPETLDNHDHPNVPFVLHTLNTPNPTAIISIDHLAPIKNYKELFHSSLISVVRLSLQIQADKKLLRALWQRLQRNRKSRLILLFDDISSEAYIKRILKYCAYQSAINVIGLQPIMAVEERSYWTLQIFPKQRTVRLHFPTNYGELFPRHMENMHGHALRVIENAWYPLIYNFTPKQGPPMLSGYVGRALLEYARYHNATISAPLVMRQRGFLFPESSDILGNNSADIGLLVPIQIRDSRLSYSMVVHFMDWCMMIPVEKPLPRYTFYYQTVDLIVVIVFCISLTLISIMLAILSYRNRRQQIELRFADIFITSVLQRLLGTPFQAQRHITTLHKFISIIISLAGVIISTGYSTYLQSFTVSAPVGTLMNTVDDVLKNGIQIALGTSNLYWVEQEKRFTEILQNYTFFSNFTDLLMLRDTLDTRYAFPVTDMWEIYHEQQKYFTKPLFRISNLCFGKNLPMTFIFQANSIYPPSINKFMGRLLEAGLIRFWLQHSFVELVAMDVIKLDDINKQVGIDICILVQMGAHHSPISK, encoded by the exons ATGCAGCTTCTTTACAATTTCACCGCGCTGCTTAGTCTTATGGAACTTTCCACCATAGAGCAACGATACACTGAAGTTTTCAAGGACATCTGCACAGTTATAGCTAACGACCAGCAACCTTATACTTTCATCTACGACAGTGCAGAGACCACACCAGAGACGCTCGATAACCACGACCACCCAAATGTGCCATTTGTGCTGCACACACTGAACACGCCAAATCCAACAGCTATCATTAGTATTGATCATCTCGCCCCCATTAAGAACTACAAGGAGCTTTTTCATAGCAGTTTAATTAGCGTCGTGCGACTGAGCCTCCAGATTCAAGCCGATAAAAAACTACTAAGGGCGCTGTGGCAACGTCTACAAAGGAACAGAAAAAGCCGTCTCATACTACTCTTCGATGACATATCCAGTGAAGCTTATATAAAGAGAATTCTGAAATACTGTGCCTACCAAAGCGCCATAAATGTCATCGGTTTGCAACCAATAATGGCGGTGGAGGAACGCAGTTACTGGACGTTGCAAATATTTCCCAAACAGCGAACTGTTCGCCTACATTTTCCAACAAACTACGGCGAGCTATTCCCACGCCATATGGAAAATATGCACGGACACGCTTTGCGTGTTATAGAGAATGCCTGGTATCCACTCATTTATAACTTCACGCCCAAGCAAGGACCGCCAATGCTCAGTGGCTACGTGGGCAGAGCTTTGTTGGAGTATGCTCGCTATCATAATGCGACGATTTCGGCGCCGTTGGTGATGCGGCAGAGAGGGTTTTTGTTTCCAGAATCTAGCGATATACTCGGTAATAACAGCGCAGATATCGGTTTACTTGTGCCAATACAAATTCGAGATTCACGTTTAAGTTACTCGATGGTGGTGCATTTCATGGATTGGTGTATGATGATACCGGTGGAGAAACCATTGCCGCGATATACCTTCTACTACCAAACAGTCGATTTGATTGTGGTTATTGTATTCTGTATCAGCCTCACTTTGATCTCCATCATGTTGGCAATCTTATCTTATAGGAATCGTCGGCAACAAATTGAGCTTCGCTTCGCagatattttcataacttcAGTACTACAAAGATTACTGGGTACACCATTTCAGGCCCAGCGACACATAACAACTCTGCACAAGTTTATCAGCATTATCATATCGTTGGCGGGTGTAATCATCAGCACCGGTTACTCCACTTATCTACAGAGTTTCACTGTAAGCGCACCCGTTGGTACGCTTATGAATACTGTTGATGATGTTCTGAAGAATGGCATACAAATTGCGCTTGGTACGAGCAACCTTTATTGGGTCGAACAGGAGAAACGCTTTACAGAAATTCTTCAGAACTATACGTTCTTCAGTAATTTTACCGATTTGCTGATGCTGCGCGATACACTCGATACACGTTACGCATTTCCGGTCACCGATATGTGGGAAATATACCATGAACAGcagaaatatttcacaaaaccGCTTTTTCGTATTTCGAATCTCTGCTTTGGCAAGAATCTTCCAATGACATTCATATTTCAGGCGAACTCAATATATCCGCCGAGTATAAATAAGTTTATGGGCCGATTGCTCGAAGCCGGTCTAATAAGGTTTTGGTTGCAACATAGTTTTGTGGAATTAGTTGCGATGGATGTAATCAAATTGGACGACATTAATAAGCAAGTTGG AATAGACATATGCATACTTGTACAGATGGGAGCTCATCATAGCCCCATAAGCAAATAA
- the LOC105210228 gene encoding uncharacterized protein LOC105210228 isoform X1, with translation MQIFGNLTWILNLIGISTVDKEFGQILGDIVLTTSQEHTVNTLLYVSYKNYSKLVGLEDVQLFSTLLDRVGLPALHFDSTPPVESYGETYNKELLSIVQLTANIEFDELLLRTLWQRLWHNTQSPLILLLDDSANESYVASILNFCVKNSAMNVIALQPQLAVTRRNYWILRLFPKQDVIKCKFLLGYRAIFPQHLADMRGYPLRIIENTWYPQIYNYTRKHTNESVLSGFLGRTITEYAYRRNATIVNPFSLRNKFLSYAELVNTIVESNIDIGSLIEYAYDNYNISYTDIFTLSNLCFMVPVEQPIPKYRIYSYIGNKKVSVVFIVSLVLMSFLWTFNVRGEERQHELLIARFINGSVLRGLLGMPFHMKEVNRAVRKMLCLSISFASIIYVTAYLAYLQSFTINAPLVPPYKTIEDLLDGGINIALGRFNRKWFDNIPQFRNNFENFTVFSNLTEYVQLRDTLDTSYAFLVSDMWPVYEEQQKYFARPLFRLSDMCLRRNNMMALPLQRNSLYRSDLSAFIGRLTEAGLIEQWRRQSFLELLDMDWILLTDHTKPRGFEPMKLKDLRIVLKNLGGFLFVSVLCFLLELLWWKISHLRARNVREYSV, from the coding sequence atgcaaatttttggcAATTTAACCTGGATACTCAATCTAATTGGCATTTCTACAGTCGACAAGGAATTCGGGCAAATTTTAGGCGATATTGTGCTTACCACATCCCAAGAGCACACCGTGAACACACTACTTTATGTGAGTTATAAAAATTACTCTAAGTTGGTTGGCCTAGAGGATGTACAGCTCTTCAGCACACTTCTGGACCGAGTTGGACTACCCGCGCTGCATTTTGATTCTACTCCGCCTGTGGAGTCATATGGGGAAACATACAACAAAGAGCTGCTGAGCATCGTTCAGCTGACGgcgaatattgaatttgatgAGCTCCTGCTGAGAACACTGTGGCAACGCTTATGGCACAATACACAGAGTCCACTCATATTGCTGCTCGATGACAGCGCGAACGAGTCATATGTCGCAAGCATTTTGAACTTTTGTGTAAAAAATTCCGCAATGAATGTCATCGCCTTGCAACCCCAACTGGCGGTGACTCGACGCAACTACTGGATCTTACGCTTGTTTCCCAAACAGGatgtaattaaatgcaaatttttacttGGTTATCGTGCGATATTCCCGCAACATTTGGCTGATATGCGTGGTTACCCTTTGCGCATAATTGAGAACACTTGGTATCCGCAGATCTATAATTATACCCGAAAGCATACAAACGAGTCTGTGCTGAGCGGTTTTTTGGGCAGAACTATAACGGAGTATGCTTACCGTCGCAATGCCACAATTGTGAATCCATTCTCTTTACGCAACAAATTTCTATCATACGCTGAGTTGGTGAATACTATCGTAGAAAGCAATATTGATATAGGCTCTCTGATAGAATACGCTTATGATAACTATAACATCAGTTACACGGATATCTTCACACTTAGCAATTTGTGCTTCATGGTGCCGGTTGAGCAACCAATACCGAAATATAGAATCTACAGTTATATAGGTAATAAGAAGGTTAGTGTGGTCTTTATTGTAAGTTTGGTTCTGATGTCGTTCCTTTGGACATTCAATGTTCGTGGCGAGGAGCGACAACATGAGTTACTTATTGCCCGTTTCATTAACGGCTCAGTACTGCGCGGTCTACTTGGCATGCCATTTCATATGAAGGAAGTTAATAGAGCGGTGCGTAAGATGTTATGCCTTTCCATCTCGTTCGCGAGTATCATATACGTCACTGCTTACCTCGCTTATCTACAAAGTTTCACCATAAATGCCCCACTGGTCCCACCatacaaaacaattgaagaTCTCTTGGACGGCGGTATTAACATCGCCTTGGGCAGATTCAATCGGAAGTGGTTTGATAATATACCACAATTCCGCAATAATTTTGAGAACTTTACTGTTTTCAGCAATCTAACGGAGTATGTGCAGTTGCGCGACACACTGGATACGAGTTATGCCTTCTTAGTATCCGACATGTGGCCGGTGTATGAGGAGCAGCAAAAGTACTTTGCGCGCCCCCTCTTTCGCCTTTCGGATATGTGCTTGCGTAGGAATAATATGATGGCATTGCCTCTACAGCGGAATTCGCTGTATCGCAGCGATTTGAGTGCATTTATAGGGAGACTTACGGAAGCGGGCCTCATAGAGCAGTGGCGACGTCAAAGCTTCTTAGAGCTACTCGATATGGACTGGATCCTGTTGACCGATCATACTAAACCGCGCGGTTTCGAGCCTATGAAATTGAAGGACTTGCGTATTGTTCTAAAGAATTTAGGTGGATTTTTGTTTGTcagtgttttgtgttttttgttggaatTGCTTTGGTGGAAAATCTCGCATTTAAGGGCTAGAAATGTGCGTGAATATTCAGTTTAG